From one Mycobacterium colombiense CECT 3035 genomic stretch:
- the octT gene encoding diglucosylglycerate octanoyltransferase — MSSERPRKPTLLIFADSLAYYGPTGGLPADDPRIWPNIVATQLGWDVELIGRIGWTCRDIWWAATQDPRAWAALPRAGAVIFATGGMDSLPSVLPTALRELIRYVRPPWLRRWVRDGYGWLQPRLSPVARSALPPHLSADYLEQTRGAIDFNRPGIPIVASLPSVHIADTYGRAHHGREGTVAAITEWAQTHRVPLVDLKAAVAEQVMSGRGNPDGIHWNFEAHQAVAELMLKALAEAGVANEKPRG, encoded by the coding sequence ATGTCCTCTGAACGGCCGCGAAAGCCCACCCTGCTGATTTTCGCCGACTCGTTGGCGTACTACGGGCCGACCGGGGGGCTACCCGCCGACGACCCCCGCATCTGGCCGAATATCGTGGCGACGCAATTGGGCTGGGATGTCGAGCTGATCGGCCGCATCGGTTGGACGTGCCGCGACATCTGGTGGGCGGCGACCCAGGACCCGCGGGCCTGGGCGGCGCTGCCCAGGGCCGGCGCGGTCATCTTCGCCACCGGCGGCATGGATTCGCTGCCGTCGGTGCTGCCGACCGCGCTGCGCGAACTGATCCGCTACGTGCGGCCGCCCTGGCTGCGACGTTGGGTCCGCGACGGCTACGGCTGGCTGCAGCCCAGGCTCTCGCCGGTGGCCCGATCGGCCCTGCCTCCCCACCTGAGCGCGGATTACCTCGAACAGACCCGGGGTGCAATCGATTTCAACCGCCCCGGCATCCCGATCGTGGCGTCACTGCCGTCCGTGCACATCGCCGACACCTACGGCCGGGCGCATCACGGGCGCGAGGGGACGGTGGCCGCGATCACCGAATGGGCGCAAACCCACCGGGTGCCCCTGGTCGACCTCAAAGCCGCTGTCGCCGAGCAGGTTATGAGTGGTCGTGGGAACCCCGACGGCATTCACTGGAATTTCGAGGCTCACCAGGCGGTCGCGGAGTTGATGCTCAAGGCGCTCGCCGAGGCCGGCGTGGCCAACGAGAAACCGCGCGGGTAG
- a CDS encoding RND family transporter, with translation MSNVNNETERDLSAADTGPITTRGLSKAERGHRPYLPHAIRIFAIPIIVGWVAITVLVNVLVPSLEVVGEAHSAPMTPLDAPSMKAMMRLGSNFHEFNSNSTVMIVLEGQQPLGPDAHKYYDKLIRDLRKDPAHIQHIQDFWGDRLTAAGAQSADAKGAYVQVNLAGNQGTTQANDSVDAVRKVIDENKAPPGVKAYVTGPAALSDDMHIIGNASLAKITLFTLGAIAIMLLLVYRSIVTTLVQLFMTFVALACARGVVAVLAYNNAFGLTTFAANILTMLAIAAGTDYGIFLVGRYQEALAAGEDRETAYYTTFKGVAPVVLGSGLTIAGATYCLSLARLPWFNTMGAPVAIGMLVVVLAGLSLGPAVVFVGSRLHLFERQAKRGRLWRRVGTAVVRWPAPILAVSAAVVLVGMVALPGFKPSYNDRHYLPLSAPANQGQEAANRHFSEARMNPDLLMVESNHDMRNPADMLVLDRVAKNEMRTLGIAMVQDITRPLGIPIQHSSIPFQNSVQSQTTMQNMGFLKERIKDILRMADDLQTQIDTTQRQYEVSLDLANAADDSAKTTAVTSQITDTLRDHIADFDDTFRPIRSIFYWEKHCYDIPVCVGLRSLFDTFDGFDQLAEQFHYLTTDIAHTAKASRDLTALFPTLITTLKTTRGITLTLYQTFKAMIDQMEAMSNTGIVMGQSFDQSKNDDFFYLPPEAFDNPDFQTGLRMFLSPDGKSARFFITHQDDPMTPEGIERVAAERTAAQEGLKQSSLADAKVYLGGTAATFKDMADGEKYDLMIAVIASLTLIFMIMLLLTRSVVAALVIVGTAASSIAASFGLSVLIWQDLFGINIHWIVMALAVIILLAVGSDYNLLLVSRFKEEIHHGLKTGIIRSMAGTGGVVTAAGLVFAFTMASMLGSDLRVLGQFGSTVCIGLLLDTLIVRTLLMPSIATLLGRWFWWPQVVHPRGDHARRPVSA, from the coding sequence ATGAGCAATGTGAACAACGAGACCGAGCGCGACCTGAGCGCGGCCGATACCGGCCCGATCACAACCCGGGGCCTGTCCAAGGCCGAGCGCGGCCACCGCCCCTACCTTCCCCATGCGATCCGCATCTTCGCGATACCGATCATTGTGGGCTGGGTTGCCATCACAGTGCTGGTGAACGTCCTGGTCCCCTCCCTGGAAGTGGTCGGCGAGGCGCATTCGGCGCCGATGACCCCCCTGGACGCGCCGTCGATGAAGGCGATGATGCGCCTGGGCAGTAACTTCCACGAATTCAACTCGAACAGCACCGTGATGATCGTGCTCGAAGGCCAGCAACCCTTGGGCCCCGATGCACATAAGTACTACGACAAGCTGATCCGAGACCTGCGCAAGGATCCCGCGCACATCCAGCACATCCAGGACTTCTGGGGCGACCGCCTGACCGCCGCGGGCGCGCAGAGCGCCGACGCCAAGGGCGCGTACGTACAGGTGAACCTCGCCGGTAATCAGGGCACCACGCAGGCCAACGACTCCGTGGACGCCGTCCGCAAGGTGATCGACGAGAACAAGGCGCCGCCCGGTGTGAAGGCCTACGTCACCGGGCCTGCGGCACTGTCCGACGACATGCACATCATCGGCAACGCCAGCCTTGCCAAGATCACGCTGTTCACCCTGGGCGCGATCGCGATCATGTTGCTGCTGGTCTACCGATCCATCGTCACCACGCTCGTGCAGCTGTTCATGACCTTCGTGGCGCTGGCGTGCGCGCGCGGCGTCGTCGCGGTTCTGGCCTATAACAACGCATTCGGGCTCACCACGTTCGCTGCCAACATCCTCACCATGCTGGCAATCGCCGCGGGAACCGACTATGGCATCTTCCTCGTCGGGCGATATCAAGAAGCGCTGGCCGCCGGTGAGGACCGAGAAACGGCTTACTACACCACATTCAAGGGAGTCGCCCCGGTCGTCCTGGGTTCCGGCCTGACGATTGCGGGAGCCACCTACTGCCTCAGTCTTGCCCGGCTGCCCTGGTTCAACACGATGGGCGCACCGGTGGCGATCGGCATGCTGGTCGTGGTGCTCGCAGGGCTTTCCCTCGGCCCTGCGGTCGTTTTCGTCGGCAGTCGTCTCCATCTCTTCGAAAGGCAGGCGAAGCGAGGTCGGCTGTGGCGCCGGGTGGGCACCGCCGTGGTGCGTTGGCCCGCACCCATTTTGGCCGTCAGCGCCGCGGTCGTGCTGGTCGGCATGGTGGCCCTGCCGGGTTTCAAGCCGAGCTACAACGACCGGCATTACCTGCCGTTGTCAGCCCCGGCCAATCAAGGGCAAGAGGCCGCGAATCGGCACTTCTCCGAGGCCCGGATGAACCCCGACCTGCTGATGGTCGAATCCAACCACGACATGCGAAACCCGGCCGACATGCTGGTGTTGGACAGGGTGGCGAAAAACGAGATGCGCACGCTCGGCATCGCCATGGTTCAGGACATCACCAGGCCGCTGGGCATCCCGATTCAGCACAGCTCGATTCCGTTCCAGAACAGCGTCCAAAGCCAGACGACGATGCAGAACATGGGCTTCCTCAAGGAGCGCATCAAGGACATCCTCAGGATGGCCGATGACCTGCAGACCCAGATCGACACCACGCAGCGCCAGTACGAGGTGTCGCTGGATTTGGCCAACGCCGCCGACGACAGTGCAAAGACGACGGCGGTGACGTCGCAGATCACCGACACCCTGCGCGACCACATCGCGGACTTCGACGACACGTTCCGGCCGATACGCAGCATCTTCTACTGGGAGAAGCACTGCTACGACATTCCAGTGTGCGTCGGGCTGCGGTCCCTGTTCGACACGTTCGACGGGTTCGACCAACTGGCCGAGCAGTTCCATTATTTGACGACCGATATCGCGCACACGGCCAAGGCGTCACGCGACCTGACCGCGCTGTTTCCCACTCTGATCACCACGCTGAAGACCACCAGGGGCATCACGCTGACGCTCTACCAGACGTTCAAGGCGATGATCGACCAGATGGAGGCAATGAGCAACACCGGGATCGTCATGGGGCAGAGCTTCGATCAGTCGAAGAACGACGACTTCTTCTACCTTCCACCAGAAGCCTTTGACAACCCCGACTTTCAGACGGGTCTGCGCATGTTCTTGTCGCCGGACGGTAAGTCGGCGCGATTCTTCATCACCCACCAGGACGATCCGATGACGCCGGAGGGAATTGAACGGGTGGCGGCCGAACGCACCGCCGCGCAGGAAGGACTCAAGCAGTCCTCCCTGGCCGACGCCAAGGTGTATCTCGGCGGAACCGCCGCGACCTTCAAGGACATGGCCGACGGTGAGAAATACGACCTGATGATCGCCGTCATCGCGTCACTGACGCTGATCTTCATGATCATGCTGCTGCTGACCCGAAGCGTGGTGGCCGCGCTGGTCATCGTCGGCACCGCGGCCAGCTCGATCGCCGCATCATTCGGGCTGTCCGTGTTGATTTGGCAGGACCTGTTCGGCATCAATATCCACTGGATCGTGATGGCGCTGGCGGTCATCATCCTGCTGGCCGTGGGATCGGACTACAACCTGCTGTTGGTCTCCCGGTTCAAAGAGGAGATCCATCACGGGCTCAAGACGGGCATCATCCGATCGATGGCCGGCACCGGTGGCGTGGTGACGGCCGCGGGTCTGGTGTTCGCGTTCACGATGGCGTCCATGCTGGGCAGCGATCTGCGCGTGCTCGGTCAGTTCGGCTCGACCGTCTGCATCGGTCTGCTGCTCGACACGCTGATCGTGCGCACCTTGCTGATGCCCTCGATCGCCACCCTGCTCGGTCGGTGGTTCTGGTGGCCACAGGTGGTGCACCCGCGCGGTGACCACGCGCGACGGCCGGTGAGCGCCTGA
- a CDS encoding DegV family protein → MSVVVVTDSSARLPADLLEKWGIRVVPLHILLDGNDLRDGVDDIPADIYKLTATTAAATPAELADVYQQALVDSGSDGVVAVHLSSALSGTCRAAERTAADLDPNVRVVDSKSAAMGTGFVALAAARAAADGKDVDAVADAARAAVDRGHAFIVVHRLDNLRRSGRIGGAKAWLGTALALKPLLRIDDGKLVLAQRVRTVSHATEAMIDRVCQVVGNDAAALAVHHVANPDGAQEVATALGERLPACEPAIITELGPVLALHVGAGAVAVSVELPSD, encoded by the coding sequence ATGTCCGTTGTGGTGGTGACCGACTCGTCGGCGCGTCTGCCGGCCGACCTGCTCGAAAAGTGGGGGATACGCGTCGTTCCCCTGCATATCCTGCTCGACGGCAACGATCTGCGCGACGGTGTGGACGACATCCCCGCAGACATCTACAAACTGACGGCCACCACCGCGGCGGCCACTCCGGCCGAACTGGCCGACGTCTACCAGCAGGCCCTGGTCGACAGTGGGTCCGACGGGGTTGTGGCCGTACACCTTTCGTCGGCGCTGTCGGGCACCTGCCGGGCCGCGGAGCGCACCGCGGCCGACCTCGATCCGAACGTGCGCGTCGTCGACTCCAAGTCGGCGGCGATGGGCACCGGCTTCGTCGCGCTGGCCGCCGCGCGCGCCGCGGCCGACGGTAAAGACGTCGACGCCGTCGCGGACGCCGCCCGCGCGGCCGTGGACCGCGGGCACGCCTTCATCGTGGTGCACCGGCTGGATAACCTGCGCCGCAGCGGACGCATCGGCGGGGCGAAGGCGTGGCTGGGCACCGCGCTGGCACTCAAGCCGCTGCTGCGCATCGACGACGGGAAACTCGTTCTGGCCCAACGGGTGCGCACGGTAAGCCATGCGACGGAGGCGATGATCGACCGGGTCTGTCAAGTCGTCGGCAACGACGCCGCCGCCCTGGCGGTGCATCACGTGGCCAACCCGGACGGCGCCCAGGAGGTGGCGACGGCCCTGGGCGAGCGGCTACCGGCGTGCGAGCCGGCGATCATCACCGAGCTGGGACCCGTGCTCGCGCTGCATGTCGGCGCGGGCGCGGTCGCGGTCAGCGTCGAGTTGCCGTCGGATTAG
- a CDS encoding MmpS family transport accessory protein, whose translation MVASPDSGPRPGIVTRVLRQGWIPLLLVVVLAVSALVVSRLHKLFGSEDLNANAGKGIEIVQFNPKVVVYEISGPPGATANINYWDADANTHQVNNAPLPWSTTISTTLPSVSANIMAQSDGSTISCKITVDGVVRANQNSDGHNAQTFCLVKSA comes from the coding sequence GTGGTGGCTAGTCCGGACTCAGGTCCCCGCCCCGGCATTGTGACCCGCGTGCTGAGGCAAGGGTGGATCCCGCTGCTGCTGGTGGTCGTGCTGGCTGTGTCTGCACTCGTGGTGTCGCGGCTGCACAAGCTCTTCGGTTCGGAAGATCTCAACGCGAACGCCGGCAAGGGGATTGAAATCGTGCAGTTCAACCCGAAAGTCGTCGTCTACGAGATTTCCGGTCCGCCCGGGGCGACCGCCAACATCAACTACTGGGACGCGGACGCCAACACGCATCAGGTCAACAATGCCCCCCTGCCGTGGTCGACCACCATCTCGACCACACTGCCCTCGGTGAGCGCCAACATCATGGCGCAGAGCGACGGCAGCACGATCAGCTGCAAGATCACCGTGGACGGCGTCGTCCGCGCTAACCAGAACTCCGATGGCCATAACGCCCAGACCTTCTGCCTGGTGAAGTCCGCATGA